The following proteins come from a genomic window of Henningerozyma blattae CBS 6284 chromosome 4, complete genome:
- the ISW2 gene encoding DNA translocase (similar to Saccharomyces cerevisiae ISW2 (YOR304W); ancestral locus Anc_8.778): MSEEQDNVDAFADKGAKFMADRKKKFVLDVDPKIAKQRDRSDTFKRFKYLLGLTDLFRHFLGVRAKQDKNIQKLLKEIDSENVKRSGHSKNGSRHNRKSEKEEDAELMAEEEGEGLDELEEEDYVSESPSFIQSGTLRDYQIQGLNWLIALHENKLSGILADEMGLGKTLQTISFLGYLRYVKKIDGPFLVIVPKSTLDNWRREFSKWTPEVSTVILHGDKDTRADILHNVVLEAKFDVLITSYEMVIKEKGTLKKIAWQYIVIDEAHRIKNEQSALSQIIRLFYSKNRLLITGTPLQNNLHELWALLNFLLPDVFGDSEVFDEWFEQNNNEQDQEVVVQQLHSVLNPFLLRRIKADVEKSLLPKIETNVYVGMTEMQLKWYKSLLEKDIDAVNGAIGKREGKTRLLNIVMQLRKCCNHPYLFEGAEPGPPYTTDEHLVFNAGKMIILDKLLKRLKEKGSRVLIFSQMSRLLDILEDYCYFRGFNYCRIDGSTAHEERIQAIDDYNSPNSDKFVFLLTTRAGGLGINLVTADTVVLFDSDWNPQADLQAMDRAHRIGQKKQVHVYRFVTENAIEEKVIERAAQKLRLDQLVIQQGTGKRTSNLGNTKDDLVEMIQYGAKDIFGTSSGSMTVDADIDEILHRGEKKTEELNQKYQALGLDDLQKFNGLENQSAYEWNGKTFNKKSEDKVVEWINPSRRERRTTQQTYSVDDYYKEIIGGSKSNSKNSNKTAQQIKAPRAPKMINTQDFQFFPKELNELQQKEQLSYKKKVNYKVTAYDINSSNVNDSDSDDASDDEKEKESNKSDSDIEKKIKAEQEIIDNAPDFNEEDENEKQRLISLAFNNWTKRDFLSFISASAKYGKDNLKMIQNALETKTLDEVRSYHKIFWERYTEIQGYERYITTIENGMKKQEKLKQQEQLLKQKIELCKYPLHELVIQYPPNNARRTYNALEDRFMLLVVNKYGLFSDKLYERVKQEIMKSELFTFDWFIKTRSIHELSKRITTLLSLIMREHEAPETLKKKRHRPKKDETPLPAMNNTVVMRVTQQTNEVHDDKRQKVK; this comes from the coding sequence ATGAGTGAAGAACAGGACAATGTTGATGCTTTTGCGGATAAAGGTGCCAAATTTATGGCAGAcagaaagaagaaatttgTCTTGGATGTTGACCCTAAAATTGCCAAACAAAGGGATAGGAGTGatacttttaaaagatttaaatatttattaggGTTAACAGATTTGTTTCGTCATTTTTTAGGCGTTAGAGCTAAacaagataaaaatatacagAAACTTCtgaaagaaattgataGTGAGAATGTTAAAAGATCTGGACACTCAAAAAATGGTTCACGTCATAATAGAAAATctgaaaaagaagaagacgCCGAATTAATGgcagaagaagaaggaGAGGGTTTAGATGAgttagaagaagaagactATGTTTCGGAATCCCCATCTTTCATTCAATCAGGTACCTTAAGAGATTATCAAATCCAAGGTTTAAATTGGCTTATTGCTTTacatgaaaataaattatcgGGAATACTTGCAGATGAAATGGGTCTTGGTAAGACGCTACAAACAATTTCATTCCTGGGGTACCTAAGGtatgttaaaaaaatagatgGTCCGTTTTTAGTTATTGTTCCAAAATCAACATTAGATAATTGGCGTCGTGAATTTTCCAAATGGACACCAGAGGTTTCCACAGTTATTTTACACGGTGATAAAGATACAAGAGCTGACATTCTACATAATGTCGTGCTGGAAGCAAAATTTGACGTATTAATCACCTCTTATGAAATGgttattaaagaaaagggcactttaaaaaaaattgcatGGCAGTATATTGTTATCGATGAAGCTCATCGAATTAAAAACGAACAAAGTGCACTCTCGCAAATTATTAGACTTTTCTATTCTAAAAACAGACTATTGATTACAGGTACTCCATTACAAAATAACTTACATGAATTATGGGCTTTATTAAACTTCTTATTACCAGACGTTTTTGGTGATTCGGAAGTATTCGATGAATGGTTCGAACAAAACAACAATGAACAAGATCAAGAAGTTGTTGTTCAACAATTACATTCAGTCTTAAACCCCTTCCTAttaagaagaattaaagcTGATGTAGAAAAGTCATTGCTACCCAAAATTGAAACCAATGTTTATGTGGGTATGACTGAAATGCAACTTAAATGGTATAAATCTCTTTTAGAAAAAGATATCGATGCGGTTAATGGTGCAATAGGTAAAAGAGAAGGTAAAACAAGacttttaaatatagtTATGCAATTAAGAAAATGCTGTAATCAcccatatttatttgaaggTGCAGAACCAGGTCCACCATACACAACTGATGAGCATCTGGTTTTCAATGCAGGtaaaatgattattttagataaattattgaaaagacTTAAGGAAAAAGGTTCACGTGTCCTAATTTTTAGCCAAATGTCTAGattattagatatattggaagattattgttattttcgTGGTTTTAATTACTGTAGGATTGACGGCTCAACAGCTCATGAAGAGCGTATTCAGGCTATTGATGATTACAACTCACCAAACTCAGAtaaatttgttttcttACTAACAACACGTGCTGGTGGTTTGGGTATTAACTTAGTTACAGCAGATACGGTTGTTTTATTCGATTCTGATTGGAATCCACAAGCAGATTTACAAGCTATGGATAGAGCTCACAGAATTGgtcaaaaaaaacaagttCATGTTTATAGGTTTGTTACTGAAAATgctattgaagaaaaagttATTGAACGTGCTGCTCAAAAGTTGAGATTAGACCAGTTAGTTATTCAACAAGGTACTGGGAAAAGGACTAGTAATTTAGGTAATACTAAAGATGATTTGGTAGAAATGATTCAATATGGTGCCAAAGATATTTTCGGAACGTCTTCTGGATCAATGACAGTTGATGCtgatattgatgaaatatTGCATAGGGGTGAAAAGAAAactgaagaattaaatcaaaaatacCAAGCTTTGGGTCTAGATGATCTTCAGAAGTTTAACGGTCTGGAAAATCAATCTGCTTACGAATGGAATGGGAAAAcattcaataaaaaatcagAAGATAAAGTAGTAGAATGGATTAATCCATCTAGAAGAGAAAGAAGAACTACTCAACAAACATATTCAGTAGATGACTATTATAAAGAGATAATTGGTGGTTCAAAATCGAATTCCAAAAACTCTAATAAAACTGCCCAACAGATCAAAGCACCTCGTGCTCctaaaatgataaatacCCAagatttccaattttttccTAAAGAACTTAATGAACTTCAGCAAAAGGAACAATTATCttataaaaagaaagttAATTATAAAGTAACAGCATATGATATAAATAGTAGTAACGTAAATGATAGTGACAGCGATGATGCaagtgatgatgaaaaagaaaaggaaagTAATAAATCTGACAGTGATattgagaaaaaaattaaagctGAACAGGAAATCATTGATAATGCTCCTGATTtcaatgaagaagatgaaaatgaaaaacaaCGATTAATTAGTCTTGCTTTTAATAACTGGACCAAGCGTGATTTCCTCTCATTCATATCTGCATCTGCAAAATACGGcaaagataatttaaagatgattCAAAATGCATTGGAAACCAAAACATTAGATGAGGTTAGATCATatcataaaattttttgggAAAGATACACTGAAATCCAGGGATATGAGAGATACATAacaacaattgaaaatggtatgaaaaaacaagaaaaattaaagcaACAAGAGCAATTGttaaaacaaaagattGAACTATGTAAATATCCTTTACATGAATTAGTCATACAGTACCCACCAAATAATGCCCGTAGAACTTATAACGCACTTGAAGACCGATTCATGCTATTGGTCGTTAATAAATACGGCCTGTTTTCTGACAAATTATATGAAAGAGTAAAACAAGAGATTATGAAGAGTGAATTATTCACATTTGATTGGTTTATAAAAACTAGATCAATTCACGAGCTATCGAAGAGAATTACTACTCTGTTGTCTCTAATTATGAGAGAGCACGAAGCTCCAGAAACCCTTAAGAAAAAGCGTCATAGACCTAAAAAAGATGAGACTCCATTACCCGCCATGAATAATACTGTGGTCATGAGAGTAACCCAGCAGACTAACGAAGTTCACGACGACAAGAGACAGAAGGTTAAGTAG
- the TBLA0D00810 gene encoding uncharacterized protein (ancestral locus Anc_8.777) encodes MPNKKSINDEKKDIFGRNLSYLLSCTSDIKNLKKSMFILMILKVGYTPLHLLLRDGHLQKAFKIYKIWKDEKEFLSHKYGGHVFNQLDHDGLTPFELYGLELQSKISRFPNYINYEYDDILDSIKPHISWQNNEKFSSLEIKLALFELPLDMHSQRELIQSGGTHILSYGSNFNYQLGTGNKDDRQQLFQLDIECLDRQGEFLSQTKTFSRIKLTRYHSIIVTSDNKIYTCGNNSRGRLGNGSIDTSQPNYLEILDLEESNFQQLSSSDHHTLVLDENGSVYSWGWNAYGQLGYNTGSNKTVKDDFPTNAFSAVPKKISFLDFQDIKFISCSKIHSCAVSKNGTIYLWGLNVGQLGVSKPLHLSPDTEHVGAPGFITRTPVRISLPNIKIEQVLCTEFATFIRASGNILYVYSNYSTKRFKIPLPRAKNFKPRNEFAHFTPVHIPHKVTDMKCQNTYGNNLCFKYECGRIGIINVKAESPAMWSNFKNTLPVSLYWTPNYKFKRCLNFDVGQFGSLILCTLGGSVLTSQGIGKPFEKVFSNKLISGRAVDVSCDSVFGSFSILKSESNSIPILYPKDSINFSFSKYSPLFGITDRGFDLYGPLTFNIIGHKEYLTNKNAIFYPEEEEDSKVALIPKFENEGYRFDATNSLVSQIVNNKSSTFNVIFRSESNEIICSCHQFILSARCKNLVKILKSKGIFTTNDNSLELNFQCSDNDNHWEIVIQNRTEWIANRMFKEFVHFLYTDEKPMGKSWKLLLMLTDDSIHMSKLSHAIRSTYPLENTSSNITSILPDVIIYSKNGHVVAHSFILLSRSQFFSIKLSPPWIKLSKDGMKMIHLEHIEGATKENIQSIVKFLYGFQMNEILEDLKFESTSEIVHYLMALLALSDEFNLEYLKNILECNLDKFINGSTVITIFMNSVFAHSKLLSMNCCFFILTNIGLLFSRTNIELIDKGFSDKAWNLLEKYLITLKNGLTIKNYNQYSPWYNQPNTDWVNLFCSNLKVFNERFIGKDSNFIQVGTESSESRKGSTSRRRSSLLHTSRPSSKDTDNSSSRRSSHTIQDISSGKEIWKQQYTLSGNSNNGLFDDSHDFIEVTKRTRRRYSDRLPPDLKAPQLINIPGKDNSEVLIHSTVEESNRNLPSLLNTKYDTIKNTDIKQPEEGNSKTKVSNFKKLTQKERIKQRQAVEETLIKMKSQEEQSKNKPVWGNSKANHTNRQVSNSRKNVLPSLYDAESLHSIRDSSPVTNTEPIRLSAATIVAKNIPLVERTIKHSSKNLAEDNLNAKVDSINEKEQKLEQQQEVINHDNKNTVSKIINHTNDKKKYKKEKIQGNYKPSNSPPSSKDGNSNNSPDSSKGNKTSRSVSDKNTAKHKEGSFEKKNNIGKKNKSSNKPKIKETLKKELPDKNSNDNSRNGNIVHVHKPSNQQKDDIDPAKEFEKWFALESARIQQQMDQRDHSISNELEAIYSSSQALPDFLIQEEQHRKTKNLKQSSLERNIATITKYTYLI; translated from the coding sequence aTGCCAAATAAGAAGAGTATTAATGATgagaaaaaagatatatttggTAGGAATTTGTCCTACTTATTAAGCTGTACCTcagatataaaaaatttaaaaaaatcgaTGTTTATTCTCATGATTTTGAAAGTGGGGTATACACCACTACATTTACTACTTAGAGATGGCCACTTACAAAAAgctttcaaaatttataagATTTGGAAGGATGAGAAGGAATTTCTTTCACATAAGTACGGTGGCCATGTATTTAATCAGTTAGATCATGATGGATTAACACCATTTGAATTGTATGGATTAGAATTACAAAGCAAGATTTCTAGATTTccaaattatattaattatgaaTATGATGACATATTGGACTCCATTAAACCACATATATCATGgcaaaataatgaaaaattttcatctttagaGATTAAATTAGCATTATTTGAACTTCCGTTAGATATGCATTCTCAGCGAGAGTTAATACAATCTGGTGGAACTCATATCTTATCATATGGTTCCAACTTTAATTATCAGTTAGGTACTGGTAATAAAGATGATCGCCAACAGCTATTCCAATTAGATATAGAATGCCTTGATAGACAAGGAGAATTCCTATCACAAACAAAAACTTTTAGTAGGATTAAACTTACAAGATATCATTCGATAATTGTAACTtcagataataaaatatatacatgtGGGAATAATAGCCGTGGTAGACTGGGAAATGGTTCTATAGATACCTCACAACCtaattatttagaaattctAGATTTGGAAGAATCAAATTTTCAACAACTTTCAAGCAGTGATCACCATACATTAGTGTTAGATGAAAATGGATCAGTATATTCTTGGGGCTGGAACGCTTACGGTCAATTAGGCTATAACACAGGCTCCAACAAAACAGTAAAGGACGATTTTCCAACAAATGCTTTCTCAGCTGTAccgaaaaaaatttcattcttAGATTTCCaagatataaaatttatttcatgTTCTAAAATTCATTCATGTGCAGTATCAAAAAATGGCACAATTTATCTTTGGGGCTTAAATGTTGGCCAATTGGGTGTATCAAAGCCTCTTCATTTATCTCCTGATACTGAACATGTAGGAGCACCTGGTTTTATCACTAGAACACCTGTAAGGATTTCATTACcgaatattaaaattgaacaAGTACTTTGTACAGAATTTGCCACTTTTATTAGAGCCTCTGGGAACATTTTGTATGTTTATAGCAACTATTCAACTAAACGATTTAAAATCCCACTTCCTAGAgctaaaaattttaaaccaAGAAATGAATTTGCTCATTTTACCCCAGTACATATTCCCCACAAAGTTACCGACATGAAATGCCAAAATACATATGGTAATAatctttgttttaaatatgaatGTGGAAGAATTGGTATTATCAATGTGAAAGCCGAATCCCCTGCTATGTGGAGTAATTTCAAGAACACTTTGCCTGTTTCATTATATTGGACACCaaactataaatttaaaagatgcCTAAATTTTGATGTGGGACAATTTGGATCATTGATATTGTGTACATTAGGAGGTAGTGTGCTAACCTCCCAAGGAATTGGTAAACCATTTGAAAAAGTATTTAgcaataaattaatatcagGGAGAGCAGTAGATGTCTCTTGTGATTCAGTCTTTGGCtctttttctattttaaaatcagaATCAAATTCTATTCCAATTTTATATCCTAAagattcaattaatttttccttttctaaatattcaCCATTATTTGGCATTACTGACCGAGGCTTCGATTTATATGGCCCATTAACATTCAACATTATAGGAcataaagaatatttaacaaataaaaatgccATATTTTATCCagaagaagaggaagatTCTAAAGTAGCGCTGATAccaaaatttgaaaatgaaggATACAGATTTGATGCTACAAATTCTTTAGTGTCTCAAATTGTAAACAATAAATCATCAACTTTCAATGTTATATTTAGATCAGAGagtaatgaaattatttgcAGTTGCCATcaatttatattatcaGCAAGGTGTAAAAATCTAGTTAAAATACTTAAGAGCAAAGGTATTTTCACCACTAATGATAattcattagaattaaactTTCAATGCTCTGATAACGATAATCATTGGGAAATCGTTATACAAAATAGAACTGAATGGATAGCAAATAGAAtgtttaaagaatttgttCATTTTCTGTATACCGATGAAAAACCTATGGGAAAATCTTGGAAATTACTATTAATGCTGACTGACGATTCCATTCATATGTCAAAATTGTCACATGCCATACGAAGCACCTACCCATTAGAAAATACTTCAAGCAATATTACTTCTATTTTGCCAGACgtgattatttattcaaaaaatggaCATGTTGTTGCACACTCATTCATCTTACTCTCAAGGTCACAATTCTTTAGTATCAAGTTATCCCCCCCTTGGATAAAACTAAGCAAAGATGGCATGAAAATGATCCATTTAGAACATATCGAGGGGGCAACAAAAGAGAATATTCAATCAATtgtgaaatttttatatgGGTTTCAAATGAATGAAATCTTAGAGGATTTGAAATTCGAAAGTACTTCTGAAATTGTTCATTACCTTATGGCGCTTCTTGCTCTTTCAGATGAATTTAACTTGgagtatttaaaaaatatactagAATGCAACCTTGATAAGTTCATTAACGGGAGTACAGTCATTACAATCTTTATGAACTCAGTTTTTGCGCATTCTAAGCTATTGTCTATGAactgttgtttttttattttaacaaatattgGATTACTATTCTCTCGcacaaatattgaattaatcGATAAGGGTTTTTCTGACAAAGCTTGGAACTTacttgaaaaatatttgattacGCTGAAGAATGGTCTgactattaaaaattacaacCAATATTCACCCTGGTATAACCAACCCAATACTGACTGGGTCAATTTGTTTTGCAGCAACCTTAAGGTGTTCAACGAACGATTTATTGGGAAAGATagtaattttattcaagTTGGAACTGAATCTAGCGAGAGCCGTAAAGGTTCGACTTCAAGACGAAGATCTTCTTTACTCCATACTAGTAGACCAAGTTCAAAAGATACGGATAACTCAAGTAGCAGAAGATCATCACATACTATACAAGATATTTCTAGTGGGAAAGAGATCTGGAAACAACAGTACACACTTAGTGGTAATAGCAACAATGGCTTATTTGATGATAGTCATGATTTCATTGAAGTAACTAAACGCACAAGAAGAAGATACTCTGACAGACTTCCACCAGATCTGAAAGCTCcccaattaataaatattccaGGGAAAGATAACAGTGAAGTTTTAATTCACTCTACAGTTGAAGAATCGAATAGAAATCTTCCATCTCTTTTGAACACAAAGTATGATACAATAAAGAATACTGATATAAAACAGCCAGAAGAAGGAAACTCTAAAACCAAGGTTTCAAACTTTAAGAAATTAACACAAAAGGAACGTATAAAACAGCGCCAGGCTGTAGAAGaaacattaataaaaatgaaaagcCAAGAAGAACAATCAAAAAACAAACCAGTCTGGGGTAATTCTAAAGCCAATCATACCAATAGGCAGGTTTCcaattcaagaaaaaatgtTTTACCTTCTTTATACGATGCTGAATCTTTACATTCTATAAGAGACTCTTCTCCTGTGACTAACACCGAACCTATTCGTCTAAGTGCTGCAACAATTGTCGCTAAAAATATACCATTAGTAGAAAGAACCATAAAACATTCCTCTAAAAATTTAGCTGAAGATAATCTTAATGCAAAAGTTGATAGTATCAATgaaaaagaacaaaaacTGGAACAACAACAAGAAGTTATCAATCACGATAACAAGAATACGGTTAGCAAAATCATCAATCATActaatgataaaaagaaatataaaaaggaaaaaatacAAGGTAATTACAAACCTTCAAATTCTCCACCAAGCAGTAAAGATGGCAACAGCAATAACTCTCCTGATAGCTCTAAGGGAAATAAGACTTCCAGGAGTGTTAGTGATAAAAATACAGCCAAGCATAAAGAGGgttcttttgaaaaaaagaataatattggtaagaaaaacaaatcaTCAAACAAACCTAAAATAAAGGAAACTTTGAAGAAGGAACTACctgataaaaattctaatgataatagCCGTAATGGTAACATTGTTCATGTCCATAAACCTTCGAACCAACAAAAGGATGATATTGATCCAGctaaagaatttgaaaaatggttTGCTTTGGAAAGTGCGAGAATTCAACAGCAAATGGATCAACGTGATCATTCAATCTCTAATGAACTAGAAGCTATATATAGCTCTTCACAAGCTCTACCAGATTTCTTAATCCAGGAAGAACAGCACAGAAAAacgaaaaatttaaaacaaagtTCTCTAGAAAGAAACATAGCGACGATAACCAAGTATACTTATTTGATATGA
- the CPA1 gene encoding carbamoyl-phosphate synthase (glutamine-hydrolyzing) CPA1 (similar to Saccharomyces cerevisiae CPA1 (YOR303W); ancestral locus Anc_8.776) → MESQTKATLQIKNGPSFSGYSFGASNSTAGEAVFTTSLVGYTESITDPSYCGQILVFTQPLIGNYGVPSSTALDEFNLLKFFESPHPHIKGIVVSDYSQQYSHWTAIESLGEFCKRENITAIAGVDTREIVQYLREQGSSLARITIENDTSVEYINPMADLLVSKVSTKKPYFIKSLLHEPVANIALIDCGVKENIVRCLVSRGANVTVLPYDYDIQTIAKNFDGIFISNGPGDPKSCQVTINNLKKLLNDETLYSLPIFGICLGHQLLALAAGGTTKKMKYGNRAHNIPVMDLINGHCYITSQNHGYEVDIDSLSDSDWKPYFVNINDKSNEGMIHLTRPIFSTQFHPEAKGGPLDTSVLFDKYFNDIAKYIANKNSANDNSIVLKLNANLAKYNLIPTSLPNQRILA, encoded by the coding sequence atgGAATCACAAACTAAAGCTACtttacaaattaaaaacgGTCCTTCTTTCTCCGGTTATTCTTTTGGAGCTTCCAATTCGACAGCAGGAGAGGCCGTATTTACAACTTCTTTAGTTGGTTACACAGAATCTATTACAGATCCTTCTTATTGTGGCCAAATTTTGGTCTTTACTCAACCTTTGATTGGAAATTATGGTGTCCCATCTTCTACTGCATTAGAtgaattcaatttattaaaatttttcgaGTCACCACACCCTCATATCAAAGGTATTGTAGTATCAGACTACTCCCAACAATATTCCCATTGGACTGCTATTGAATCCTTAGGTGAGTTTTgtaaaagagaaaatatCACTGCAATTGCGGGTGTAGATACTCGTGAAATTGTACAATATTTAAGAGAACAAGGTTCATCTTTAGCAAGAATCactattgaaaatgatactTCTGTCGAATACATCAACCCAATGGCAGATTTATTAGTTTCAAAAGTTTCTACAAAAAAACCTTATTTTATCAAGTCTTTATTACATGAACCTGTGGCAAATATTGCATTGATTGATTGTGGtgttaaagaaaatatcgTTAGATGCTTGGTTTCAAGAGGTGCTAATGTAACAGTACTACCATATGACTATGATATTCAAACTATTGCAAAGAATTTCGAtggtatttttatttcaaacGGTCCAGGGGATCCAAAATCTTGTCAGgttacaattaataatttgaaaaaactaTTGAATGACGAAACATTATACTCTTTACcaatatttggaatttgTTTAGGTCATCAATTACTAGCCCTTGCTGCTGGTGGTACCACcaagaagatgaaatatGGTAACAGAGCTCATAATATTCCTGTCAtggatttaattaatggaCATTGCTATATAACTTCTCAAAATCATGGTTATGAAGTTGATATCGATTCTCTATCCGACTCAGATTGGAAACCTTATTTTGTCAATATTAACGATAAATCAAATGAAGGCATGATTCATTTGACGAGACCAATATTTTCTACTCAGTTCCATCCTGAAGCTAAAGGGGGTCCTTTGGATACTTCtgttttatttgataaatatttcaatgatATTGCGAAATATAttgctaataaaaattcgGCCAATGATAATTCgattgttttaaaattaaatgccAATTTGgctaaatataatttaatccCGACATCTTTACCAAATCAAAGAATCCTTGCTTGA
- the RAX1 gene encoding Rax1p (similar to Saccharomyces cerevisiae RAX1 (YOR301W); ancestral locus Anc_8.774), which yields MSIDYKQIQHERLPTLYEVLIQKSSAPADLWSFYTYLSQFPYAINYLEFWIDLMNHNRLCRHLINEIKNSLIQNNKNNPHLNEEDLQKIIDKYSNNDILPPSMPLPQAVSTPPADFDTIDEVERESLSNMPIPEQDEDIDNDNDSITSSILLNVLMNEGYLNPDDHYRMSKFFQGNIGGSNDYRMSQLMQNWQRHNDNSNSNNTRQTNTGETNNAGNNSNSNSYTNNTTERFAAMVDELLQNNRIPMPSPILPNTQENIQEQEDQANASSSSFLNGLTTRDLIKNARNICNLYLISPEKSKKYLINIPETIKFDIIKKIKFENRFDPLIFDDLQNLTYNFLEVDCFPKFLSKIALHNIHDQISDWRFHSSFKLTSQNRKSNRGLSENDNSSSTDNEKNYQSDNDDNDSMIYNIDNHISRSPFSNYTIISRLFVGFIWLGIGFWIGYTLIFLNYSRGIRVTTLPPFLFGCYYIICGLYQLDIFYSLFGVTQDLMFQPKRNLLHANKKIDKTTKKNLKHLKRGIPFFFNLFGGKKRLIKIDHPYIRNLLFKRGIWCAILVALSTAGLTVIFSVVPGWRV from the coding sequence atgagtATAGATTATAAGCAAATACAGCATGAACGATTGCCAACGTTATATGAGgtattaattcaaaaatcaAGTGCACCAGCAGACTTGTGGTCTTTTTATACGTATTTATCACAATTTCCCTATGCTATAAACTATTTAGAATTTTGGATTGATTTGATGAATCATAACAGACTATGCAGACATTTgataaatgaaattaaaaattctctTATTCAAAACAATAAGAATAACCCACATCTTAATGAGGAAGACTTGcagaaaataattgataaatattcaaataatgatattctACCACCTTCGATGCCGTTGCCTCAAGCAGTATCTACACCTCCTGCAGATTTTGATACAATTGATGAAGTTGAGCGGGAGTCATTATCTAATATGCCAATACCAGAGCAAGACGAGGATATCGATAATGACAACGATTCAATTACATCTTCCATCTTATTAAACGTTTTGATGAATGAAGGCTACTTAAATCCAGACGACCATTATAGAATGTCGAAATTTTTCCAAGGTAATATTGGTGGATCAAATGATTATAGAATGTCACAACTAATGCAAAATTGGCAGAGACATAATGATAATTcgaattcaaataatacaagGCAAACAAATACTGGTGAAACTAATAATGCtggtaataatagtaatagtaattcgtatactaataatactacaGAAAGATTTGCAGCCATGGTGgatgaattattacaaaataatagaatacCAATGCCATCACCGATTTTACCTAATACCcaagaaaatatacaaGAACAAGAAGATCAAGCTAATGCATCTTCTTCCTCTTTTTTAAACGGATTAACGACAAGAGATTTAATCAAAAATGCtagaaatatttgtaaCTTATATCTAATTTCACCAGAAAAgagtaaaaaatatttgattaatattcctgaaactattaaatttgatataattaaaaagattaaattcGAAAATAGATTTGAtccattaatttttgatgatttacaaaatttaacTTATAATTTCTTAGAAGTTGATTGTTTCCCAAAATTTTTAAGTAAGATTGCATTGCATAATATTCATGATCAAATCTCTGATTGGAGATTTcattcttcatttaaattaacaAGTCAGAATAGAAAATCAAATAGAGGGCTTtcagaaaatgataattcttCGTCAactgataatgaaaaaaactATCAGagtgataatgatgataatgattcaatgatatataatatagatAATCATATTTCAAGATCacctttttcaaattatacAATTATAAGCAGATTATTTGTTGGATTTATATGGTTAGGCATTGGATTCTGGATTGGTTATactttgatttttttaaactataGTAGAGGCATTCGTGTTACTACATTACCTCCTTTTCTATTTGGTTGCTATTACATTATTTGTGGTCTTTATCaattagatattttttattcctTATTTGGTGTTACACAAGATTTAATGTTTCAACCTAAAAGAAATTTGCTTCATGctaacaaaaaaattgataaaacaacgaaaaaaaatttaaaacatttaaaGAGAGGtattccatttttttttaatttatttgggGGTAAGAAGagattaattaaaattgacCATCCTTATATCAGAAAcctattatttaaaagaggTATTTGGTGTGCAATATTAGTAGCATTATCAACAGCCGGGTTAACTGTTATATTTAGTGTTGTACCTGGATGGAGAGTGTAA